A DNA window from Luteolibacter luteus contains the following coding sequences:
- the rplI gene encoding 50S ribosomal protein L9, with the protein MANAQVILREKIEGLGAEADVVKVRAGYARNFLIPQGKAYEATRSNLRHVENLKATRAKREAEELEQAKELANKVSKLRPKFTLELGQGGKAFGSVTSLDIHKELEAAGIKLDRHAIELEKPIKKSGKSEVVVRVHPEVSTILTINVEANGEIAEEEEA; encoded by the coding sequence ATGGCCAACGCTCAAGTCATTCTCCGCGAAAAAATCGAAGGTCTCGGTGCCGAAGCCGATGTCGTCAAGGTCCGTGCCGGTTACGCCCGTAACTTCCTGATCCCTCAGGGCAAGGCCTACGAAGCGACCCGCTCGAACCTCCGCCACGTCGAAAACCTCAAGGCCACCCGCGCCAAGCGCGAAGCCGAGGAACTCGAACAGGCCAAGGAACTCGCCAACAAGGTTTCCAAGCTCCGTCCGAAGTTCACGCTCGAACTCGGTCAAGGTGGCAAGGCCTTCGGTTCCGTCACCTCTCTGGACATCCACAAGGAACTCGAAGCCGCCGGCATCAAGCTCGACCGCCACGCGATCGAACTCGAGAAGCCGATCAAGAAGTCCGGCAAGAGCGAAGTGGTCGTCCGCGTCCACCCGGAAGTCAGCACCATCCTCACGATCAACGTCGAAGCCAACGGCGAGATCGCTGAAGAGGAAGAAGCCTGA
- the dnaB gene encoding replicative DNA helicase: MAVDTKPARPDSPNLQAQDAAAVGPDVTRSMPHALGPEKSVLSSMLKDPETWIGMALEEGLTRDHFYLPAHGLLFETLKDLNAKGKEIELVSLVALLHDRGMLDSVGGPAAITDIFTYAPNAAHFHNHLSLVKDKFVLRSIIRTCTEAVSEAFDNPEETVSLLDRVETSVLGIRQGTETVRGFHIKQSVAEVISHFEALLSGDVEVQGAPTGYSDLDRMCKGLKPGEMFVVAARPSMGKTSFMMNVAEHICVDQGVPSMVFSCEMTAFQIVQRLVFARSRFAMTQLGKGFKPRKEDLLRIKRAAEEIASSKLFVDDTPGILIDTLRAKARRRKREDNLGFIAIDYLQLLKSGSKQAQNSREREIGEISAGIKALAKELSVPILVLAQLNRGPEGRTGKSLGVPRMSDLRESGTIEQDADMIGLLYRTAYYAETEEEKEQEAGKAELLLAKNRNGETGHVPLTFIAELMRFETRARDENDHGPE, from the coding sequence ATGGCCGTCGACACCAAGCCCGCTCGTCCCGATTCCCCGAACCTCCAGGCCCAGGACGCCGCTGCCGTGGGGCCGGACGTGACTCGGTCGATGCCCCACGCCTTGGGGCCGGAGAAAAGCGTGCTGTCCTCGATGCTGAAGGATCCGGAAACCTGGATCGGCATGGCCTTGGAAGAAGGCCTGACGCGGGACCACTTTTACCTGCCCGCGCACGGCCTCCTTTTCGAGACGCTCAAGGATCTCAATGCGAAAGGTAAGGAGATCGAACTCGTCTCGCTCGTAGCCCTCCTCCACGACCGGGGAATGCTGGATAGCGTGGGCGGTCCTGCCGCGATCACGGACATCTTCACCTACGCGCCGAATGCGGCGCACTTCCACAACCACCTCTCGCTGGTGAAGGACAAGTTCGTCCTTCGCTCGATCATCCGCACCTGCACCGAAGCGGTCTCGGAGGCCTTCGACAATCCGGAGGAAACCGTGTCGCTGCTCGACCGCGTGGAGACCAGCGTGCTGGGTATCCGCCAAGGCACCGAGACGGTCCGCGGCTTCCACATCAAGCAATCCGTGGCCGAGGTGATCAGCCACTTCGAGGCGCTGCTTTCCGGTGATGTGGAGGTGCAGGGCGCGCCGACCGGTTACTCGGATCTCGACCGGATGTGCAAGGGCCTGAAGCCCGGTGAAATGTTCGTCGTCGCAGCCCGTCCTTCGATGGGTAAGACCTCCTTCATGATGAACGTCGCGGAGCACATCTGCGTCGATCAGGGCGTGCCGAGCATGGTGTTCTCCTGCGAAATGACGGCGTTCCAGATCGTTCAACGTCTGGTCTTCGCGCGCTCCCGTTTCGCCATGACCCAGCTCGGGAAGGGTTTCAAGCCGCGCAAGGAGGACCTGCTGCGGATCAAGCGCGCCGCTGAAGAGATCGCCTCCTCTAAGCTCTTCGTGGACGATACCCCGGGCATCCTGATCGACACGCTGCGCGCCAAGGCCCGCCGCCGGAAGCGTGAGGACAACCTGGGCTTCATCGCGATCGACTACCTCCAGCTCCTCAAATCCGGATCGAAGCAGGCGCAGAATTCCCGTGAACGTGAAATTGGTGAAATTTCCGCCGGTATCAAGGCCCTCGCAAAGGAACTCAGCGTCCCGATTCTGGTGCTCGCCCAGTTGAACCGTGGTCCTGAAGGTCGAACCGGCAAATCCCTCGGGGTGCCGCGTATGTCCGACCTTCGTGAATCCGGAACCATCGAGCAGGACGCCGACATGATCGGCCTGCTCTACCGGACTGCCTACTACGCCGAAACGGAGGAAGAGAAGGAGCAGGAAGCCGGCAAGGCGGAGCTCCTCCTCGCGAAAAACCGTAACGGTGAAACCGGCCACGTCCCGCTGACCTTCATCGCCGAACTCATGCGCTTCGAAACCCGGGCCCGCGACGAGAACGACCACGGACCGGAGTAA
- a CDS encoding Precorrin-3B methylase, producing the protein MPPKKKANAKPLTGTALIKEVNRRIRLARSLWDAHRNAACRGEREKAIALYETLSEAEKEKIPQELRVWLRYRSEKYFGEGRTPPGGNR; encoded by the coding sequence ATGCCTCCAAAGAAGAAAGCCAACGCCAAGCCGCTGACCGGCACTGCCTTGATCAAGGAGGTGAACCGGCGCATCCGCTTGGCGCGTAGCCTCTGGGATGCTCACCGGAATGCCGCCTGCCGCGGAGAGCGGGAAAAGGCCATCGCGCTCTACGAGACGCTGAGCGAGGCGGAGAAGGAGAAGATTCCCCAGGAGTTGCGGGTCTGGCTCCGCTACCGCAGCGAGAAGTATTTCGGCGAGGGCCGGACCCCGCCCGGCGGCAATCGTTAG